A portion of the Psilocybe cubensis strain MGC-MH-2018 chromosome 10, whole genome shotgun sequence genome contains these proteins:
- a CDS encoding Transcription initiation factor IIE subunit beta: MSKLAKDAAAFKSTLQRQDYTSWHSQPKPSTSSSAAPSSSAGAGLAIAGESPNAGSKKKRPKTNIVYSQPADTGTGNNINTQLVYAVNHLKSTPNPMRLQDLAIVTSTPLDTDPLLLEKFKAHDRIQWDPKTDLYSYKHEYSFRNKAALLTEIQRQTRKGGGISVRALKESWKEAPQAIEELEKEGEVLVTRTVKDGQLRMVFWNEIKPTENSGGAPVEKEFHDLWHSLKVPNDVDLLKQLASEGLQVTAAETVVPKAPAGKKKGKKGGAPRQRQVRITNTHLKGEIDLHYAAAHAK, from the exons ATGTCCAAGCTAGCAAAGGATGCCGCAGCCTTCAAGAGCACTCTTCAACGACAGGATTATACATCGTGGCATTCTCAACCAAAGCCATCTACGTCAAGTTCAGCCGCGCCTTCATCTTCTGCAGGAGCTGGCTTGGCCATAGCAGGGGAAAGTCCTAACGCTGGGAGCAAAAAGAAACGCCCAAAGACGA ATATCGTGTACTCGCAGCCTGCGGACACGGGGACAGGGAACAACATCAACACTCAACTGGTATATGCTGTGAATCACCTGAAG TCCACCCCTAATCCTATGCGATTGCAAGACTTAGCTATCGTCACAAGTACCCCTCTTGATACAGACCCCTTACTTCTCGAAAAGTTCAAGGCCCATGATCGGATTCAGTGGGATCCTAAGACAGATCTGTACTCATACAAA CATGAATATTCTTTCCGAAACAAAGCTGCTCTCTTGACGGAGATCCAGCGACAAACGAGAAAGGGAGGAGGAATATCCGTTCGGGCCTTGAAAGAGTCGTGGAAAGAGGCACCACAGGCGATCGAAGAGTTGgaaaaggagggggaggtgtTAGTAACACGGACCGTTAAAGATGGACAACTTCGAATGGTTTTCTGGAATGAGATCAAGCCGACGGAAAACAGCGGCGGGGCCCCTGTTGAAAAAG AATTTCACGACCTCTGGCATTCGCTCAAAGTGCCCAACGATGTCGATCTTCTGAAGCAGCTTGCCTCCG AGGGTCTACAGGTGACAGCGGCAGAAACGGTAGTTCCAAAGGCTCCTGCAGGAAAGAAGAAGGGCAAAAAGGGAGGGGCACCACGCCAACGCCAAGTGAGGATAACAAACACTCATTTGAAGGGCGAGATCGACCTCCACTATGCTGCTGCTCATGCGAAGTAG
- a CDS encoding Acylamino-acid-releasing enzyme, which produces MIKTIVFSTEATHGPISVSTALQDVDIVAQLISPSGQRRAILRSPKSGTPRYVEIWRNGLLETSLDVTDLHGDFYSDEFLGSLSFSPSETTVLYTAEAKAPETKDPFEKFKFTPDFGEGLTGKRRPVIFIFNWENPPSEDGDKRTLVQITTPDGDTRFGQAVFSSNSDKVIYATGYDFTADGRILGIKGCFNRPSGIWKLNIASEPPTRTDDFKIRPVKVDASVQKLTPRHVSCRSPRIFTHNGRSTLIWLSSASGGAHLASSTLYSLDVTNDSSEPLNIPSPHEPLVGIVDTPGPQTNGFPGLYPTYNILPDATAISPAGLSVLVSSHWGSRTTVLQISLKDGLVRDLIPISTLYSWSVLATDGFTRVICSCSSPSLPYEIVLGEFDETGAISWRVLDKPELPEDVSSALAGIRTKIVRIPGRPGVETIVVQGANRGSGTIPPCILSPHGGPHGASTTAFSPTTAALVIEGYTISFPNYTGSPGYGEAFIQALVGRCGELDVQDCIASARHLISLGISKEGPGMQLITGGSHGGFLTAHLVGQFPNFFSAAILRNPVISVGEISTSDIPDWYFSEFGFDYPVFSSSMSNTEQLASYPNPPLVTPMTFATLQAASPVAYIDAVSVPVLLLIGAEDRRVSPTQGIEYYHALKARYSAKSKASKVEMLVFEGESHPLDGVEAAKASFEATVQWFREAVNSKNHL; this is translated from the exons ATGATCAAGACGATAGTATTTTCCACGGAGGCGACACATGGTCCAATCTCTGTTTCTACTGCTCTTCAAGATGTCGATATTGTTGCACAGCTTATCTCTCCGTCAGGCCAACGGCGAGCCATCCTGCGAAGCCCAAAGTCAGGAACCCCACGATATGTTGAAATTTGGAGAAATGGACTTCTGGAAACTTCCCTAGATGTGACGGACCTCCATGGAGATTTTTACTCGGATG AGTTCCTTGGATCACTATCCTTTTCGCCTTCAGAAACCACAGTGCTGTATACAGCAGAAGCTAAGGCACCTGAGACGAAAGACCCATTtgagaagttcaagttcactCCCGATTTCGGCGAAGGTCTAACTGGGAAACGTCGACcagtcatcttcatctttaaTTGGGAAAATCCACCCAGTGAAGACGGCGACAAGAGAACTTTGGTACAGATAACTACACCAGATGGTGATACTCGGTTCGGCCAAGCCGTATTCTCTTCCAACTCGGATAAGGTCATCTACGCAACGGGATACGATTTCACTGCAGACGGACGGATATTAGGCATTAAAGGCTGTTTCAATCGCCCTTCGGGTATATGGAAGTTGAATATAGCTTCCGAGCCACCCACTCGTACGGATGACTTTAAAATTCGTCCAGTAAAGGTGGACGCGTCTGTGCAAAAACTGACGCCACGCCATGTCTCATGCCGTTCTCCTCGCATTTTCACCCATAACGGACGAAGCACTTTGATCTGGCTATCTAGTGCTAGTGGTGGTGCCCATCTTGCTAGTTCGACATTGTACTCTCTCGATGTCACTAATGATTCCTCTGAGCCTTTGAACATCCCTTCTCCTCATGAGCCATTGGTGGGAATTGTTGATACACCAGGGCCCCAAACAAACGGCTTTCCGGGACTCTATCCAACCTACAATATTTTACCAGACGCAACTGCGATTTCTCCTGCTGGGCTTTCTGTCTTGGTGAGTTCTCACTGGGGCTCCCGCACCACCGTTCTTCAAATATCTTTGAAAGACGGTCTGGTTAGGGACCTTATTCCCATTTCGACATTGTATAGCTGGTCGGTTCTAGCTACGGATGGTTTCACTCGTGTAATTTGTTCTTGTAGTTCCCCTTCTTTGCCTTACGAAATTGTGCTTGGAGAGTTCGATGAGACAGGGGCCATTAGCTGGCGAGTACTCGATAAACCTGAGCTTCCTGAAGATG TCAGTTCAGCTTTGGCAGGTATTCGTACGAAGATCGTTCGAATTCCTGGGCGTCCTGGTGTAGAAACAATTGTCGTTCAGGGTGCTAACAGGGGAAGCGGGACGATTCCGCCTTGCATTCTTTCTCCTCACGGTGGACCACATGGTGCTAGTACCACTGCATTCTCACCAACTACAGCTGCATTGGTCATTGAAGGCT ACACAATTTCCTTCCCAAATTATACAGGATCCCCTGGATATGGAGAGGCTTTTATCCAAGCCTTGGTTGGTCGATGCGGAGAACTCGATGTCCAAGATTGTATAGCGTCTGCCCGGCACCTCATCTCTCTCGGGATTTCCAAGGAAGGCCCGGGAATGCAATTGATAACGGGTGGAAGCCATGGAGGGTTTTTAACGGCGCACC TCGTTGGACAGTTCCCAAATTTCTTTTCAGCCGCTATTTTGCGTAACCCTGTTATCTCGGTCGGAGAGATCTCGACCAGCGACATTCCAGACTGGTATTTTTCCGAGTTCGGTTTCGACTACCCAGTGTTTTCGTCTTCCATGTCAAACACAGAACAACTTGCGTCGTACCCAAACCCTCCGTTGGTAACCCCAATGACATTTGCCACCCTCCAAGCTGCTTCGCCCGTGGCATACATCGACGCTGTATCCGTCCCTGTCTTACTTTTGATCGGCGCAGAGGATCGGAGGGTGTCACCAACTCAGGGCATCGAATATTATCATGCTTTGAAAGCGCGGTACTCGGCGAAATCGAAAGCCAGCAAGGTAGAGATGCTCGTGTTCGAAGGCGAAAGTCATCCTCTCGATGGtgtggaggcagccaaggcgAGCTTTGAGGCTACGGTGCAATGGTTTAGAGAAGCAGTAAACTCAAAGAACCATTTGTAG
- a CDS encoding Glucan 1,3-beta-glucosidase, with product MGSMPRLLISLFACLALVPAILGALHTSFPYGEEKIRGVNLGGWLVLESFTTPSLFDRTGDVRVVDEYTFGKYMPKLRAEELLKEHWDTFITEKDFEDIAAAGLNHVRIPIGHWMFERGPDDPYYQGQLPYLLKAVEWARKYGIHIIVALYGLHRFINSGHFRDAAYWHKNGTNVDRTLNVMKTLTAMFEDQTDVVSIIQVMNEAAGFRKAILNPELLEVLKKYYYDSYNFIRNPLGGKKKSNLIVMLHDAFQHLSYWNNFMPNNTYEGVMMDTHIYQMFNDHDAHMTYDEHIQRACANATIMSKSPMMTIIGEWTSTNNDCGPHLLGRFVGQRYDGTLPGTNRVGSCIGRTGKASTFSDDYKEFMRKYWEAQTQSYEKGGEGWIMWTWKMENADEWSYKAGLENGWIPQDPTDYKYPNVCVRVIKVLF from the exons ATGGGTTCCATGCCTCGTCTTTTGATCTCTTTATTTGCTTGTCTGGCCTTAGTTCCAGCGATCCTTGGTGCCTTACATACTAGCTTCCCTTACGGCGAGGAGAAGATTCGCGGTGTCAACTTGGGTGGCTGGCTCGTGCTAGAG TCTTTTACCACTCCTTCGCTCTTTGATCGGACGGGAGATGTCCGAGTTGTCGATGAATATACCTTTGGAAAATACATGCCTAAGCTTCGCGCCGAAGAGCTTCTCAAGGAACACTGGGACACCTTCATCACCGAGAAGGATTTCGAAGATATTGCTGCTGCAGG TCTCAACCACGTTCGCATTCCGATTGGGCATTGGATGTTCGAGCGTGGCCCAGACGACCCTTACTACCAAGGCCAGCTCCCTTATCTCCTCAAGGCCGTTGAATGGGCTAGGAAATACGGTATCCACATCATTGTGGCCTTGTATG GTCTGCACAGATTCATCAACTCTGGTCATTTCCGTGATGCCGC GTATTGGCACAAGAACGGGACCAACGTCGACCGTACTCTCAACGTGATGAAAACTTTGACCGCGATGTTCGAGGACCAGACTGACGTCGTCTCCATCATTCAAGTTATGAACGA AGCTGCTGGTTTCCGCAAAGCAATTCTCAATCCCGAACTTCTTGAGGTTCTCAAAAAG TACTACTATGATAGTTACAACTTCATTCG TAACCCTCTCGGcggaaagaagaagagcaacCTGATCGTCATGCTTCACGATGCCTTCCAACACTTGAGCTACTGGAACAACTTCATGCCCAACAATACCTACGAAGGTGTTATGATGGATACCCACATTTATCAGATGTTTAATGATCAC GACGCCCATATGACCTACGACGAGCACATCCAACGCGCCTGCGCCAATGCCACTATCATGTCCAAGTCTCCAATGATGACCATCATCGGTGAATGGACTTCCACCAACAATGACTGCGGTCCCCATCTCCTCGGACGTTTCGTCGGCCAACGCTATGATGGCACCCTTCCCGGAACCAACCGCGTCGGCAGCTGCATTGGCAGGACTGGCAAGGCCTCCACCTTCAGCGACGACTACAAGGAGTTCATGAGGAAGTACTGGGAAGCCCAAACTCAGTCTTACGAGAAGGGTGGAGAGGGTTGGATCATGTGGACCTGGAAGATGGAGAATGCGGACGAGTGGTCGTACAAGGCTGGATTGGAGAACGGTTGGATTCCTCAGGACCCTACCGACTACAAGTACCCCAACGTTTGTG TCAGGGTCATCAAAGTCTTGTTCTGA
- a CDS encoding UPF0659 protein (UPF0659 protein C216.03), translating into MSKKVIIVGGHGNVSLRLAKLLSATKSVTSIIRDASQNNDIMDVSATPLVLSLEDSPVSDFTKAFTGQDVVYFSAGAGGKGGEERTKKVDYEGAVKVFDAIEGVSSAKPRLILVSAIDIRDPEKIPAHYNEDDIARSKKYREALKTYVHWKYEADKNLTKRTAFKWTILRPGTLSNNPGKGTASIGRAHLSNHISKDTHFKLAINSDISYKRDDVAKVLALLADREDAAGLAIDFVGGDTPIEEGLDAFIKKGETDFLG; encoded by the exons ATGTCAAAAAAGGTTATAATTGTTGGCGGACATGGAAAT GTCTCTTTGCGGCTCGCCAAACTACTTTCGGCGACAAAATCCGTCACATCCATAATCAGAGATGCCTCACAGAATAATGATATCATGGATGTATCTGCAACACCTCTGGTCCTTTCTCTGGAGGATTCTCCGGTTTCTGATTTCACAAAAGCCTTTACAGGCCAAGATGTTGTTTACTTCTCAGCTGGAGCGGGTGGCAAAGGCGGAGAAGAAAGGACGAAAAAGGTCGACTATGAAGGCGCCGTCAAGGTCTTTGACGCTATCGAAGGGGTAAGCAGCGCTAAGCCTAGGTTGATCCTCGTATCAGCCATCGACATTCGGGACCCAGAGAAGATTCCTGCCCATTAC aatgaagatgatatTGCCCGCTCTAAGAAATATAGAGAGGCTCTCAAGACATACGTGCACTGGAAGTATGAGGCGgacaaaaatttgacaaaACGCACTGCTTTCAAGTGGACTATCCTCCGCCCTGGAACTCTGAGCAACAATCCCGGCAAAGGGACAGCTTCCATCGGGAGGGCACATTTGAGCAATCACATATCT AAGGACACCCACTTCAAGCTGGCTATTAACAGTGATATTTCCTACAAGCGCGACGATGTGGCCAAAGTTCTCGCGCTTCTCGCTGATCGAGAAGACGCAGCTGGTCTGGCAATCGACTTTGTAGGAGGAGATACACCAATCGAAGAAGGTTTGGACGCTTTCATCAAGAAAGGAGAAACAGACTTCCTGGGATGA
- a CDS encoding Cytochrome P450 monooxygenase 98, giving the protein MEQELTIAIFMALTTVLFIYSKRSNTGPLTHLPLPPGPKGLPLIGNLLNMPKNPEWVAYHQWSKDLDTDILYLNAAGTDIIVLDSAEAAFELLEKRSSIYSSRARLPMVNELIGWEFAFGFMKYGASDDV; this is encoded by the exons ATGGAGCAAGAGTTAACCATTGCCATATTCATGGCATTGACAACAGTGCTCTTTATCTATTCTAAAAGATCGAACACCGGTCCACTTActcacctccctcttcccccCGGCCCCAAAGGGTTACCGCTGATAGGCAACCTGCTCAATATGCCAAAAAATCCAGAATGGGTTGCCTACCATCAGTGGTCAAAGGATCTAG ATACCGATATCCTCTACCTTAATGCTGCTGGTACAGATATTATTGTTCTCGACTCAGCAGAAGCAGCCTTTGAATTGCTCGAGAAACGTTCTTCCATATACTCCAGCAGAGCTCGGCTTCCCATGGTGAATGAGCTCATAGGTTGGGAATTTGCGTTCGGGTTCATGAAATACG GCGCAAGCGACGACGTGTAG
- a CDS encoding Cytochrome P450 monooxygenase 98 yields the protein MAAETIMSVTYGLDVQPHDDPYIQVAEHGVEGFSIAAVPGTFLVDAIPALKYVPEWCPGASFKRKAREWKRSTISMIETPFAAAKKIIADGTSPHSMVCSHLRQIDGRDPEQEEVVKHAAGTMYAGKSINTLSALASCILGLLERPEVMKKAQEELDRVIKPGHLPEFEDQDSLHYITAIAMEALRWRAIVPIGIPHLVTVEDEYKGYRIPAGSIVIANSWAMLHHEKTYPDPFTFNPDRFMKDGKLNSAVRDPAHACWGFGRRICPGRYLAYSSIWITLASMLAVFDIEKATDKDGNVIELTHEYFPALISVPRPYECSIKPRSKEAEKLIRTSAMPELNRLL from the exons ATGGCTGCTGAAACCATCATGTCGGTCACGTATGGCTTGGACGTACAACCGCATGACGACCCGTATATTCAAGTCGCAGAGCACGGTGTGGAGGGGTTTTCTATCGCGGCAGTACCGGGAACGTTCCTGGTGGATGCAATCCCTGCCCTGAAGTACGTCCCAGAATGGTGTCCAGGTGCCAGCTTCAAACGAAAGGCACGGGAATGGAAGAGATCTACCATTTCCATGATAGAGACACCCTTTGCAGCGGCAAAGAAGATTATT GCGGATGGAACTTCTCCGCATTCGATGGTGTGCTCTCATCTTCGGCAGATAGACGGTCGCGATCCAGAGCAAGAAGAGGTAGTGAAGCATGCTGCGGGTACAATGTACGCAGGTAAGAGCATAAAC ACGCTGTCTGCCCTAGCATCGTGTATCCTGGGTCTCCTAGAAAGGCCAGAGGTTATGAAGAAGGCTCAGGAGGAACTTGACAGAGTAATAAAGCCTGGACACCTGCCCGAGTTTGAAGACCAAGATTCGCTGCATTATATCACTGCGATAGCGATGGAGGCTCTTCGATGGAGGGCCATTGTGCCGATTG GGATTCCGCACCTTGTTACTGTCGAAGACGAGTACAAAGGGTACCGCATTCCAGCTGGGTCGATTGTTATCGCAAACTCCTG GGCCATGCTACACCACGAAAAAACCTACCCCGATCCTTTTACCTTTAATCCAGATAGATTCATGAAGGATGGAAAATTGAACTCAGCTGTGCGCGATCCCGCCCATGCTTGTTGGGGTTTCGGAAGGCG GATATGTCCGGGCCGATATCTTGCCTATTCGTCCATCTGGATTACATTGGCATCGATGCTTGCTGTATTTGATATTGAAAAAGCGACCGACAAGGATGGCAATGTGATTGAACTCACGCATGAATATTTCCCTGCACTCATAAG TGTTCCTAGGCCATACGAATGCTCGATTAAGCCGCGTTCAAAAGAGGCTGAGAAATTGATACGCACCTCTGCAATGCCAGAGCTGAATAGGCTGCTGTAG